The proteins below come from a single Falco rusticolus isolate bFalRus1 chromosome 8, bFalRus1.pri, whole genome shotgun sequence genomic window:
- the UBLCP1 gene encoding ubiquitin-like domain-containing CTD phosphatase 1 codes for MSLSLIIKWGGQEYTITSLSEEDTVLDLKQSLKGLTGVLPERQKLLGLKMKGKPADDDVKLGALKLKPNTKIMMMGTREESLEDVLGPPPDNDDVVNDFDIEEEVVEVENREENLLKISRRVKEYKVEILNPPREGKKLLVLDVDYTLFDHRSCAETGVELMRPYLHEFLTSAYEDYDIVIWSATNMKWIEAKMKELGVSTNANYKITFMLDSAAMITVHTPRRGLIDVKPLGVIWGKFSEYYSKKNTIMFDDIGRNFLMNPQNGLKIRPFMKAHLNRDKDKELLKLTQYLKEIAKLDDFLELNHKHWERYLSKKQGQ; via the exons atgtctctctctctcataaTAAAATGGGGTGGACAGGAGTATACGATAACCTCACTATCAGAAGAAGACACGGTGTTGGATCTGAAGCAGTCTCTTAAAGGCCTTACTGGAGTGTTACCAGAGCGTCAAAAACTACTTGGACTTAAAATGAAGG GCAAACCTGCAGATGATGATGTTAAGCTTGGAGCTCTCAAGTTGAAACCAAATACTAAAATCATGATGATGGGCACTCGTGAAGAGAGTTTG GAAGATGTCCTTGGGCCACCGCCTGACAATGATGATGTTGTCAATGACTTTGATATTGAAGAGGAAGTTGTGGAAGTAGAAAATAG GGAGGAAAATCTACTAAAAATTTCCCGCAGAGTTAAAGAATACAAAGTGGAAATTCTGAATCCTcctagagaaggaaaaaagctgctggTGCTAGATGTTGATTATACACTATTTG ACCACAGATCTTGTGCTGAAACTGGAGTAGAACTGATGAGGCCATACCTTCATGAATTCCTGACATCTGCATATGAGGATTATGATATTGTAATTTGGT ctgctaCTAATATGAAGTGGATTGAAGCTAAAATGAAA GAGCTTGGAGTGAGTACCAATGCAAACTACAAGATAACTTTCATGCTGGACAGTGCTGCCATGATAACAGTGCACACTCCTAGAAGAGGACTAATAGAT GTGAAGCCTCTTGGTGTTATCTGGGgaaaattttcagaatattacagcaaaaaaaatactattatgTTTGATGATATTGGCCGAAACTTCCTAATGAATCCACAAAATGGACTCAAG aTAAGGCCTTTTATGAAAGCACATTTAAATCGGGATAAAGACAAGGAACTTCTAAAGCTCACTCAGTACCTcaaagaaatagcaaaattaGATGACTTTTTGGAGCTGAACCACAAACATTgggaaag gtatcTTTCAAAGAAGCAAGGACAATAA